GTCTCTGATGACGCGCGCAATTTCCCGAAATCCGGCGCGGCACGATTTTGCCCCGTTCATTGATGAACCGCTTCAGCAGACGCTCATCATGATGATTGATATATTCCAGCTTGTCCTCGCAGAAGCGGCAGATCCGCTTCCTTCTCCTATCAAAATCCACCATTTTATTTTCCTCGTATTTTTGTTTTTTCATCCGAATAATCTCCGGCTCATTAAACAGCATAAGCCATAATCAATATCCGAAACACTTCTTATAGTTCCTCATTGTCGCTATCATCATCCGATGAGTCGTCATCGCCCGAATCATCATCGGACGAATCTTCATCCGAAACCTTTTCCGATTCATCATCGGTACTCTCGCTGTCCCGGTCGATTTCAACGGCCGGACGATGGCTATCTCTCCGGATCGTGCCGGCCTCGGACAGCTCTCCTTCGAAGGCCACGGTCAAATGGCGGATATACGATTCCTCGATACGATAGAATCGCTCCAGTTCGGTAAGAAGGTTATTATTGCCCTCGAAGACGCACCGGGTATAATAGCCCTGGGTGAATTTCTTAATCGGGTAGGCCAGCCGCCGGATTCCCCAGCGATCCTCCTCAAGAACCTTGCCTTCGTATTTCTGGATTAATTCGGTAACTGATTTGATCTGTCGATCGAAAGCGGCATCATCCGCCTGCGGGCTTAAAACAAAAGTCGTCTCATAGATTCTCATTAAAATCCTCCCTATGGACGTTTAAGGTTAACAAACGGCCCCGGTCTCAGTCGTCCTGATCCGGAGCAGGGGTCTGGTTATATATACTCATCGCCTCTTCCAGGTTATGAGTTAATAAATATAATACACAATCGGCTCCTATTTCAAGCATTTTCTTTCTTTTTTCCGCTTCCTCCGCTGTAAACTTCCCCAGCACAAAATCGAGCTGATCGATATTTTCGCCGATCGGCCCGATTCCCAACCGCAATCGCGGTATATCCTCGGTCTCCAGATGATATATAATCGATTGCAATCCGTTATGCCCCCCGTCGGAACCGGAGGATCGAAGGCGGATTCGCCCCAGCGGCAGATTAAAATCATCGGTTACTATCAGCGCCCGACCGGGAATAATCCCGAAATCCTCAAGCGCCTTTAAAACCGCCTGACCGGAATTATTCATAAACGTCACCGGCCAGATTATAGTCTTTTCCTTACCGCTAACTTCTTTAACAACAAATAGATAATTATTTCTGCGGATTCTTCTTGTTATTTGCCATTTCTCGCAAATCAGATCCAGAAGATCGAAACCGAGATTATGACGGCTGTGGGCATATTTGGGCCCCGGATTCCCCAGCCCGATTATTATATCAATCACAACTTATGACACTCCAATATAATAACAGAATAAACGAGTACCAAAATAGGTCCCGAAACAGAATTATCAAAACGGATTTTGCGATAAAAGGAATTTAACATCTCGCCGGATATGGAAGGCTAACAGCTATCATCTCCGACATCTATCAAATTGGCCCGGAGTCGTGAAAATTGAAATGTTGGTGTCGTTTCTTTGTCGGCCAGGGATCAGGGCCGCAAACCGGGGCCGGGCCGCCCCTGTACATGAAATTAATCAGATAGGTAACATCGATAATATTAATTGCCCCGTTGCCATCGGGATCACCCTCCGCCATACAGATCGGAGCCGGACCGCCTTTATACAAATAGTATATCAGATGAGTAACATCCAGAATACCCACGGCACCATTATTACCGGCATCACCCGGTTGATTGCAACATGGCTCATCCAGAGCGCCCGAAAGTCCCGGATTATTGCCGCTATTGTTAATGCTCGCTTCTCTTCCGTACACACCAACCGCGGAGAAAATCAGGATTATCATCAATCCCGTTGCCAAAATCTTGAACAAATAATCCATAATCGATTTCCCTCGGATAACAAGCCTCTCTCATAGGCCAACTGTAAATCGTGACCGATTAACCACCTTAAATGTGAGGCGATTTATCGATGATGCCATCGAAAAATGATTGAAAATAAAATGATGCCGGATGCTTATGTTAGACGCGTAATAATCGAGATAGTTACTTCGTTTTTAACAATCGCAGGGAATTGGTGACCACGAAAAGCGATGAGAAGGCCATGGCCCCGGCCGCCACCACCGGTGATAGTCCCCATCCGAGAATCGAATAGAACAATCCGGCCGCCAGCGGAATAGCCAGAACATTATAGAAAAAGGCCCAGAACAGGTTTTGCTTGATAGTCCTGAGAGTCATCCGGGATATCTCGAGCGCTTCCACCAGCGAGAATAAATCATCGCGCACCAGAATAATATCGGCCGCCTCCAGCGCCACATCCGTTCCGGACCCGAGTGCCACCCCGATATTGGCGGCGGCCAGCGCCGGAGCATCATTGATACCATCTCCGACCATTATCACCATTTTATCGGCCCGGCGGAAGGTTTCCACGAATAGAGCTTTCTGATCCGGCTTAACCCCTGCCTCGAATTTTTCGATTCCCAGGTTTCCGGCTACCCCCTGGGCCGTCCGGTAATTATCCCCGGTCAGCATAACTACTTCGCGTCCGCTTTTTTTCAGGTGATCAACCACCTCGACCGCCTCTTCCTTAACCCGGTCACCGAGCGATAGAAAACCCAGCGGTAATCCATCTACCGCAATATAGACCACCGTCCGACCCAGCGACATCTGCTCCTCGGCCGCCCCGACAAACATCTCGATATTAACATTCTCTTTTTCCATGGTGGCGGTATTGCCGGCCACAACCGTTTTGCCATCCACTTCGGCCCGGATTCCAAACCCGGGGAATTCATTCACATTGCGGGGCGGCATTAATTCCAGTTCTTTCCGCTTCGCCCTTTCCACGATAGCTTGCGCCAAAGGATGATTCGAACCCGCTTCGGCCGATGCCGCCAGCAAAAGCAATTCATTGTCCTTGGTTTCATCCATGGCCGTGATCTGCATTACCTCGAAAACCCCCTCGGTCAAAGTCCCCGTTTTATCAAAAATTATATGATTGGCCAGAACACTGTTTTCCAGAATATCTCCACCCCGGATATATATCCCCCGGCGGGCCGCCCGCCCGGTTCCGGCCAGAATCGCGGTCGGGGTGGCCAATCCCAGAGCGCAGGGACAGGCAATAATCAATACCGCTATCGGGGCCTTAATCAGCATCGGGCTGTTCGGATCGATAAAATACCACGCTACCAGCGTTATCAGGGCGATCACCAGGACCACCGGGACAAAAACACCCGCAACCCGGTCGGCCAGTCGCTGGACCGGGGCCTTGCGTCCCTGGGCCTCGGAGATCAGGCGGATTATTCCGGCCAGAAAAGTATCTTCACCGGTTCCCGTCACCCGGAATTTGAAACCAATGTTGCCGTTGACGGAACCGCCGATTACGCGGTCGCCGATTTTTTTATCCACCGGGACTGCCTCCCCGGTCAACATCGATTCATTGATCGACGGCATCCCCTCCATAATCTCCCCGTCGGCCGGTATCTTCTCCCCCGGCCTGACAACAATAATCATATTGCCGGTGATATCAGCCGTTCTGATACTGGTTTCGATCCCGTCGATAACCGCCGTCGCCTTATCCGGCCGGAGACGGAGAAGCGACCCGATTGCATCGCAAGCCTTCCCGCGGGCCCGGCTCTCCAGATAGCGCCCGAACAGGATCAGGGTAATTATCATAGCGGCCGACTCGAAATAATAATGAACGACATGGGGACGCTGGAATATCAGGCTGTCAATAACGGTATAAGTGCTGTACAAAAAGGCCGCCAGCGAACCCAGCGCAATCAGGGAATTCATGTTGGCGTGATAATGACGGGTCTGATTCCAGGCATCGGCGAAAATACCCCGTCCCGCCTTAAACAGCACCGGTAGAGTCAGAATCAAAAGCACGATTCCGGAATATTTATGTGAAATAAGCGGTGACGACAAAATCATCCCGCTCATGCTGATCAGGATGACCGGGATGGTAAAAACAATCGCCAGCACCAGACTACGGCGATTGGCGGCGCTTTCATCATCAAGAGAGAGTTTCTCGGCGGTTGCTTTTTCGGAAGTATAGCCCAGCTCGGAAATCCGTTTATATATCGACTCCTCTTCCACCAGTTCCGGTTGAAAATCAATCGAGGCGGTTCCGATAGCAAAATTGACCGAGGCCCGCTCGATTCCATTGAGATCCGCCAGGCCCTTCTCTATCCCGGCGGCACATCCGGCACAATGCATCCCCCCGATTTTTAATTCAAGTTCTCTGGTTTTTCCCATATAGATAAAATTAGCAAAAGGTTTTCAAATAGACAAGGATTGATTACCGTTTGGAAGTATAAAAAATAAACGCAACAGGCGGACCGCAGAGACAGGCGAAATCCGGATATTTTATTTAAAACCCATACTGATCAGAAGCTGCGGGCATTTCTTCATCAATTCTTTTTTAATCTTGGCCCGCGCCCGATGCAAATACCAGCGAACCGTCGCTTCCGGCATATTCATTATGGTGGCGACATCATCGATATTACAGCCATCGACATCTCGAAGAACAAACGCTGATTTCTGCTTCTCGTTCAGAGAACCCGCCGCTTCATCGATATATTCGCGGAGACGGCTTTTCTGGTACCGCAGTTCCGGAGTGTCATTCTTTTCGTCGGCCTTTTCCTTGACGTTCTCGATCGATTCATGTTGATGGCGATGGTGCTTGCGCATATAATCGATCGAAGCATTGACCGTTATCCGATACAGCCAGGTGTAAAACCGTTTATTCTCATCGTAGCGCCAGATATTCTGGTTGACCTTGACAAATACATTCTGCATGATATCGGCGGCCTCATCGTAATCACCGACCATCTTGTAGGCCAGCGAAGCCACCTGGTTTTTATATAAACGAACCAGCCGGGAAAAGGCCCTCCTCTCGCCGTTTCGAATACGCCTGACAATCTCACGGGTTTCCCGCTCCACCCGGTCATCGACTTCATTACCGGGCTTTATATTTATTTTCGACCTGGTCATAACCGTGTTCATTTTACTCTCCCGAAGAACTCCAACTAAATGGATTATTTAAATCTATTTTCATCTCAAACCAAACTCCTGCGATCTTGTTCCGACAAATCGCAAACTTTTACGAAAAAAATCCGTATCGCCTGTTCGTTATTTGGGACTTTTTAGGCTGAAACGCTTCAAACGATATTTTTTTTGAATCGAAATCATTTTCCTCACCTCACCCATCCGGTTAAATTTCGCCCTGCATTTATTTTATACATCCAAATCCCGTCAATGTTTCCGATTCCTCCAACAGCCGCCGGGATATCAGGGATAATATCAATGCATCTCTCACCCTGAAAATGCTTCCAGCGACGGAAAACGCCCTCTTAACTTCGCCCCGAAAAATTTTAATTAACGTGATAAAAAATGTGAAAAGGCGGCCCGATGCCGCCCGTTAACTAACTGTTCAGGATATATTCCAGAGGGTTAACCTTCTGGCCATTCTTGATAATTTCGTAATGGAGATGCGGCCCGGTCGAATAACCGGACGACCCCATCAGGCCAATCAGATCCCCCCGCCGGACTTTCTGTCCCCGATTGACTTTAATCTGGCTTAAATGCCCATAACGGGTTTTATAACCATAACCGTGATTAATCTTTATCAGCTTGCCCAGATCACCGACATTGCCGACAAATTCCACGACCCCGTCGGCCGTCGCAAAAATCGGTGTCCCCATCTTATTCGCGATATCCACGCCGCCATGGAATTGTTTGTAACCCGTAAAAGGATCAATCCTCATCCCGAAACCGCTGGTCCGATAACCGCGGGTCGGCAGAATCGATGGAGTATGATCGAGAATCGATCTTTTCTCGGCCAAAACATCATAGGCCTCGTTATATTTTTCTTTCTCGAACCGGGCCAGCCTGAGCAATGCGTCGACCCGCCCCTCGGTAGAATAGGCCTGTTTAACCGGCTCGGACAGGCTCTCGAAAATCTTCCTTTCCGGACCGCCGACACCCAGCATCCGCTCATCGGAACTTATCTCGGGAAGATTGAAAATATTGCGAATAACAATTTCTTTTTCGACCAGGTCGTGGTATATCTCAGTGATTTCATTCAACTTGCCGCTGAGATCGGTATATTTGCCGGTCAGGATTGCGTTTTCCACCCGAAGCCGTTTGGCCTCGCCGGCCGCCACCTGTGATTTCACATAGGAAGTGGTCAAAAAGATATTGGCCACGAATACACCCGCTATGATTACACAGCAGAATAATATAAATCCGTAGGATATACTGAATTGCCGCATTTCCATGCGGCTTCCGGGAATCAATAAAAATCTTAGCTTTCTTCTCAACATGGCTGACTCAAATAAAATGTTTCCGGGTCAAATCAGTCCAGAAATTTGAGAGAAAATATGCCAAAGCCCCTTCAAAGTCAACAAAAAATAGATTCAAAACAAAATACCTTACACCCAAAATCTATTTGATTAACTGATATTCTTTCCTCAGTATTTTGTCGACAACCCTGATAAATTTCTCGCTGTTCAGGTTCTGCAGACTATACAGATGCCAGTAAATCTTGCGCGGCATCACATATATGTCTTTCTTCTTCTTGGCCATGTTGAAACCTCCCATCCCCGGATCGCGGTGACAGTGGCCAACCGGCCATACTTTATCTATCGACCCTGACCCAGGCTATCTTAATCCCTTTTTTTACTGGCCAATCCTTCTGCATATTCCATGCCTTTAATAACCCCTGCCCCAAATTCCCACTTTTTTGGCTTATGTCATTATCCATTAACAACTTAAATGCACGGTTAAATGTCGAAAATTATACATATCTC
The Candidatus Zixiibacteriota bacterium DNA segment above includes these coding regions:
- a CDS encoding copper-translocating P-type ATPase, whose translation is MGKTRELELKIGGMHCAGCAAGIEKGLADLNGIERASVNFAIGTASIDFQPELVEEESIYKRISELGYTSEKATAEKLSLDDESAANRRSLVLAIVFTIPVILISMSGMILSSPLISHKYSGIVLLILTLPVLFKAGRGIFADAWNQTRHYHANMNSLIALGSLAAFLYSTYTVIDSLIFQRPHVVHYYFESAAMIITLILFGRYLESRARGKACDAIGSLLRLRPDKATAVIDGIETSIRTADITGNMIIVVRPGEKIPADGEIMEGMPSINESMLTGEAVPVDKKIGDRVIGGSVNGNIGFKFRVTGTGEDTFLAGIIRLISEAQGRKAPVQRLADRVAGVFVPVVLVIALITLVAWYFIDPNSPMLIKAPIAVLIIACPCALGLATPTAILAGTGRAARRGIYIRGGDILENSVLANHIIFDKTGTLTEGVFEVMQITAMDETKDNELLLLAASAEAGSNHPLAQAIVERAKRKELELMPPRNVNEFPGFGIRAEVDGKTVVAGNTATMEKENVNIEMFVGAAEEQMSLGRTVVYIAVDGLPLGFLSLGDRVKEEAVEVVDHLKKSGREVVMLTGDNYRTAQGVAGNLGIEKFEAGVKPDQKALFVETFRRADKMVIMVGDGINDAPALAAANIGVALGSGTDVALEAADIILVRDDLFSLVEALEISRMTLRTIKQNLFWAFFYNVLAIPLAAGLFYSILGWGLSPVVAAGAMAFSSLFVVTNSLRLLKTK
- a CDS encoding sigma-70 family RNA polymerase sigma factor, with the protein product MNTVMTRSKINIKPGNEVDDRVERETREIVRRIRNGERRAFSRLVRLYKNQVASLAYKMVGDYDEAADIMQNVFVKVNQNIWRYDENKRFYTWLYRITVNASIDYMRKHHRHQHESIENVKEKADEKNDTPELRYQKSRLREYIDEAAGSLNEKQKSAFVLRDVDGCNIDDVATIMNMPEATVRWYLHRARAKIKKELMKKCPQLLISMGFK
- a CDS encoding aminoacyl-tRNA hydrolase — translated: MIDIIIGLGNPGPKYAHSRHNLGFDLLDLICEKWQITRRIRRNNYLFVVKEVSGKEKTIIWPVTFMNNSGQAVLKALEDFGIIPGRALIVTDDFNLPLGRIRLRSSGSDGGHNGLQSIIYHLETEDIPRLRLGIGPIGENIDQLDFVLGKFTAEEAEKRKKMLEIGADCVLYLLTHNLEEAMSIYNQTPAPDQDD
- the rpsF gene encoding 30S ribosomal protein S6, translating into MRIYETTFVLSPQADDAAFDRQIKSVTELIQKYEGKVLEEDRWGIRRLAYPIKKFTQGYYTRCVFEGNNNLLTELERFYRIEESYIRHLTVAFEGELSEAGTIRRDSHRPAVEIDRDSESTDDESEKVSDEDSSDDDSGDDDSSDDDSDNEEL
- a CDS encoding M23 family metallopeptidase, which codes for MLRRKLRFLLIPGSRMEMRQFSISYGFILFCCVIIAGVFVANIFLTTSYVKSQVAAGEAKRLRVENAILTGKYTDLSGKLNEITEIYHDLVEKEIVIRNIFNLPEISSDERMLGVGGPERKIFESLSEPVKQAYSTEGRVDALLRLARFEKEKYNEAYDVLAEKRSILDHTPSILPTRGYRTSGFGMRIDPFTGYKQFHGGVDIANKMGTPIFATADGVVEFVGNVGDLGKLIKINHGYGYKTRYGHLSQIKVNRGQKVRRGDLIGLMGSSGYSTGPHLHYEIIKNGQKVNPLEYILNS
- a CDS encoding 30S ribosomal protein S18; the protein is MLFNEPEIIRMKKQKYEENKMVDFDRRRKRICRFCEDKLEYINHHDERLLKRFINERGKIVPRRISGNCARHQRLLTIAIKRARHLAILPYTNEFYR